In Nitrospirae bacterium YQR-1, the genomic stretch CCACAGGCTCTACTACTAAATTTTTGGAGAAAATTTAGAAAAGAAAAAAAAGAAGGCTTGACATTTCAACATAGCAGCAGCGTCAATACTGTTACACAGGATTTCAACAATTATATATGCAAGGTTTGCCCGATTACCTTTGATTATGCTGTTTTTCTCAATCTCTCTAACTAAATCTATTCCATGTATGCACATCGCATCCTTAACTATAAATACTGCATCCGCCACAGCATGCTCTATGCTGAAGTCCTCCTTGCCATTATTTGAATTGTAACAGGTACTGAATTTATCTATAATATCCGACATAGATTTAATGATTCTCGTTGCTTCACTGACATTTTTTATTAAAGATTCACGAGTCAGATCCTGATACATAAATATGTCATATATTTCCTGAACAATTGCCCCAACCGCTGTTAAAGGCTGTCTCCAGTGATGAGCGATATTGACCAAAATCTCATTCATTGCGCTTATGCGTGTATTTAGCAATACATTTCTGAAATCTTCTTTTTTATGGTGTATTCTTTCACTAATCTCCAACAAAACAGCAAGTAACTTCTCAAACAACACCGGTTTAGTAATAAATTTATCCACACCCAGGTTAATTAGTTCATACAACACCGGACTGTTATCGTAGGCTGTGGTTATAATTACAATTTGCTCAGGGTCAATTTCTTTGATTTTTCTTGTCAACCCGATGCCGTCAAGCTCAGGCATCCTGACATCACTTATTACAATATCGTATTTACACGTATTATATAGCTTTATAGCCTCATTGCCGTTTTCCGCCACATCAACTACCTTAAAAAAACTCTTTAGAAAGGCTGCCGTCTCCTCTCTTATATCAACACTGTCCTCGGCATATAACACTGTAATTCCAGTAGAGTAATTTTTTAATTTTTCTATTGTCACCATTTTATCCATTTCGTTTTCCCCTCAATTGTCAATATACAAAAACAGTGCCAAATATTATATTGTGAAAACATTAGAAAAATAAGCATTTATAGAGAGTTATGTTATTAATGGAAGGGGAAATCTGTACATTTTGTAAGGAGCATTAGTTTACATTTTGTAATGCCAAGCTGCAGTCTATCGTCTAATACCAAGTTGCAGTCAAAAGAGTAATAATGAGGCGTCGCTTTCTCCTTGCCGCCTGTGTTTACTTCTGACTGCAACTCGGTATAAGCTATAAAGATGGAGTTTCACAGGGACTACTGTCGATTCCCACATAAATATTTGACCTACATCTTTGAGCGGTTGCCTTATGCGAAAATGATTACAGAGTTCTGCTCCCACAATATATCGATCGAAAAGCATTAGCACAAAAAATGCGGGAGGAGTTAACTAAACGCTTACTTTTCTATGGAAAGAACTTGTAAATCTCTCTTCTGTGTAGCACTCTTCTGAATTCCAGTTTGCCTAAAGCGATATACAAGCCAATGCGATAATCTCCAACCCGTATCTTATAAAATCCATCATATCCTCTCATTTTTGATATTCTGAAAAAAAGCGATTCGCGATTATCATTAGGTATTTCTTCAAACACAAGGGTCTCTATCTGTTTCTTATATGGCATAGGCAGGGAAGCAAGGTCTTTTAAGAACTGTTTCTTATACCTGAATTCCATTAACCGGACACTGACTGATAATATTCTTTTGCCTGTTCAGGACTAAGAGATTCCGTATCCTTGTCGTCAATCATTAGATGGTAAAGTCCGTAGTCCTCTAAAATATCCTCAATCTTGCCAAATGTCTCAATGTCAATCTCAACTGCCAACCTGTTATTGTTCTCATCTACAACATATTTTTTTACTATTTCCAGCATTAAGTCGTTCTCCTTAAACCTTGAACTATTTATAGGTTGTTACTGTTAGCACTATAGCCTTTCATCTTCATTTCCCTTCTAAATAAAGTGGAACATAATTAAATGGTATCAGTCAAGTGGTTTTTTGCGTTGGAGTTGCAGCATTAGAAGCACCTTTCAGTCTTATACCAAGTAGCAGTCAAGGAGCTAGGGGAGACGTCAAGGAGCTTTAGACGAAGCCAACAAAGTTAATCGAATGAATGCAACTTGGTATAACTATCATTACAACGTAAGATACCGGCGGCACAGTCTTTTATCAATTTCTGGAATCTGAGTCTGACCTCTGAATCTGAGTGGTTTTTAAGTGCGATTTCACGGGCTTTTTGAGAGAGAGTGTTTCTTAGTTCTGCGTTGTTTATCAGCTCTGTGAGGGCGTTTTTTATGTGTTGCACACCTTTTTGACTGACAACATATCCCCATTTTTCATCCCTTGCGTACATAACCTGTGCAACAAACGGCGGGCCATAGACAAGTACCGGTGTACCGATTGCCAGATAAAACGGCACTTTCGTGGGCATCGAGAGCTTAATAAAATCCGTACTCTTTTTGTCAAAATTAACCGGTAGCAACAGTATGTCCGCCTCATTTAACACGGATAAAAAACCGTCCCCGACAACAGCGTCATGAATACTTACAGCTTCATGGTCTGTGAATAATTTTTTTATGGATTCCCTGAACAGATCAATTGGAGAGTATATGTGCAGGGAAATGCTATAGCCCTCATCAGAGAGCTCAACTACCGCCTTGCAACAATCCTGTAAGCTTTGCAACTGAGCAAACGGCAAAATAGAACCGCCATAAACTACCCTTATATGCTCCTTTTCATTGATTTTAACCTTGAAATTTTTTGAAATCCCTGCAACATCCACTGTGCTTTGAAAATAATCAAAACTATTCCCAAAACGTTTCTCATAAACATCCGCCATTTCCTTACAAATTGCCAGTCTGTGTGCGGATTTCGCTAAAAGTCTAATAAACCCTGCATTGTAGTTTCTCATGGGAATGTCTTTTAGTAAGCCGTCTCTGTACGTATCGGTAACTCCGTCATCCATAAAGTGCATTACTAATGGAATGTCAAACCTCTCTGTTATTTTAGTTACAAGCTCAATATAACCAAGGCCTCCTGATACGCTATAGAGCAAATCAGGTTTAAACACATTTATCCATTGCTCCAGTTTTAGGGAAAGCACCCCGCTCTCAGGCACATTAATCCTGTTTATTATCGCTCTCTTAACAGATGAAATAACTCTTTGCCGCATTGTGGCTGCTTCAACAGTTTTCTCAGAGGTATTGACGTTTTTTGTTTTTCTCAGGATGTTAAAAGGAAATTTTCTTTTTAGTTCACTATCCGTCAGAAAATAATAGTTTGAACAAACATCATATGTTACAGGCACAGGGTCATTTGTGGCGGTTGCAATCCTCTCCTTGGGCCAGCCCTGAAATAATGTGTTTATAGTAACTCCGCAACCTGTCACCTTATTAAAAGCACACGATGAAACAACCAGCACTTTAGGATAATCTGTCATACTCATCACTTAACATATTCCCTGATACTCACACACTGGTATTAACCGTCAAATTACCCTGCGTGTCATACCACCATGTAACTCTGATAAAATATCATAAATACCGTAGCGGTAATTCCAGTCGGGATAATCACTCTTAAACCTGCCGACATCACTAATCCACCAGATATGGTCGCCAATCCGGTTAGTGTCGGTGTAGGAATAAATCATTCTCTTGCCGGTAATCTCCTCGCACATACGTATAGCCTCTGTTATAGAGCAATTACTATGGCGGCCCCCTCCGGCATTATACACTTTTGCCGGTTGCGGGTTTTTATAAAAATGCCAAAACATATTTACTAAATCTAAGCTGTGAATGTTGTCCCTTACCTGTTTGCCTTTGTATCCCAGAATTTCATAATGCATGCCCTTAATTGCGCATCTCATAAGGTACGCCAGGAAACCATGAAGCATGGCTCCTGAGTGGTTAGGGCCGGTTAGGCAGCCGCCCCGAAAGCATACTGTGTTCATGCCAAAATACCTGCCATACTCCTGAACGGCAACGTCGGCGGCTATCTTTGACGCTCCAAAAAGACTATGCTTAGACTGGTCTATGCTCATGGTTTCATCAATTCCAGCGTAATATGGATGAGTGCTCTGCAGTTCCCACCGTGTATCGGTCTCAATAAGAGGTAACGCATTGGGCAAATCGCCATATACCTTATTGGTTGATGTAAAAATAAACACCGCCCCGGGGCACACCTTCCGTGTTGTTTCAAGCATTATCAAAGTTCCCAGAGCATTTATGCTGAAATCCGTATAAGGGTCCTTTGCAGCCCAATCGTGTGAGGGCTGGGCGGCTGCGTGAATTACCACTTTTATATCACTATTGTACTCTTTATAGATTTTCTCAATCGCCTCTTTGTTACGTATGTCGGAGTCGTAATGTCTATAGTTCTTTATATCACTCTTTAGTTTTTCAAGATTCCACTTTGTAGAAGCTTCTTTACCAAAAAAAACACTTCTCATATCATTATCAATGCCGGCAACATGGAAGCCCTCTTTTGAAAAAAACCTTACGCTTTCAGAACCTATGAGCCCTGCTGAACCTGTAACCAGACAAACATCCATTTTAATGTCCCATTGTTTCCTTAATCATAACAGTGGCATGAAAACCACTAAACCTGATGGCCTCTGATGTGGTCGCAACCGTTACAAGCGGGGATTTCAGCGGCACGGCCGATTTCGTGCAAATACCTTGCATCTCTGAGAGCATCACCATCCCAGATTTCCTTAAGTGTGGCGCCGGTGTTTAAGTCACCAATTACAAGCCTTTTCCCTGCATCCCTGCAGCAGGCTGTGACAAGGCCGTTTACATTAATCGTCATCCTTTGCCACAATGAAGGGCATGCAAATGCCGGATTTGCCGACTTCCGTTTAATATATCTGTCGGTCTCATCAAGGCCGTCCTGGTTTCTATAATCTGTGTAGCTGACCACATCAACATCGCCGCCCCAAAATGATACAAAAGAGTCCTTCTCCTGTGCGTTTTCCTTCATATACACCATGCCGACCCTTATCTGAGGAGATGCGGAGTCCAACTGCCTTTTTAAAGCTGCAAAACGCCTGATATTATTAACCGTAGTTTCAAAGTCTGCACCCTTTCTGATCTTTTCATATAGTTCTTTGGTTATTGAATCGAAAGAAAACACTATCGTATCAAGCCCGTAAAATATCAGTTGTTTTGATAACTCCTCAGTCAGCAGAGTTCCGTTTGTGTGAAGCATAATATCTATAATACCTGAGTCTTTGGCATATTTTACCATAAGCGGTAAATCCTTATTCATGAGTGACTCACCGAAGTTATTAAGGTTAACGGCACACAATCCCAGTGTGGCACCACTGTCTATAATTTTTTTAAAAAAGTCCAGGCTCATATGCTTGCTTTCCCACTGTCCCATTTTTACTCTGTGGGTGCGCGGGCACATAGGGCACTTCAGATTACAATAGGACGTTACCTCGATGTCAAGATGTAACGGGAAAGGAGTTATGATATGTGCTGCAGCGGTTTTTTCCCAGAGTTCTCTGTATTTCTCATACTCTTTGGTTCTTTTTACTTCATTACTGTTTTTAATTATATGAAAATTAGCGGGCAGTGGTGGATCGCAAAATTCCTTTCTCATGTTTTCACCATTTCCCTATTACTGACTGATTATAGTGCATTAAGGTTCAGGCAGCCGGTGCAGGTTACTCACCGTCTCCGGCCCTGTGCTCTATGTATGACATCAGCAGCTTGCCCATATCATCGTACAAGTCAATCTGTCCTTTAACATCTCGAACAGGGATTATGCCAAGTTTTTGGCCGATTATTGAGGCGTCATTTATAAATCTCTCATAAGTGACACACACAAGGCCCAGCACTTCTCTGTAAAGAGGGTTTTTGTTTTTTCTTCCTGTAAAAAGATTTCCCTCATAAACCCGCTTAATATTACCATTTTGATCAAACTGCCAAAAGTTGCTCTTCTCTTCAATGACTGTAAAGACACTGTCAAGCTGTTGCACATACATGGTCTCAACCATTTCATCAATTAGCTTTGCCTCTCTGTAGGGGTGTGAAACCTCCATAAAGACGACGATTTCAGTTGTAACATTACAGTCTGCCCTTAATTTATCCAGAAAAAACTTAAGTACCTGAGGTAAGGTAACATCCGGGGCACTAAAGTTACCCGGACGCAAAAAAGGCACCTGAGCTCCGAAGCTCCTTGCCGACTCAGCAAGCTCCTCACTGTCGGTGGCTACAAAAACCCCCTCTATGTGTTTTGACTTAAGGGCCGTGGCAATAGTATTGTCAAGGATATTCCTGCCGCCGATTTTTATTACCTCACCGTTACTACTGTAAACATCATTTTTTCTTACCGGGATTAAGGCTATGCACTTATACATTTTGCATCTCCTTGTAGCTATATTTTTCTTCCGACAAAAACCTCTCCCAGATTGTGTTTGCAATAAACAGATCAAGTTCCGTATGAATATCTACAAAACTACCCAAAGTATGATGTGGTATTATTTTTACATTTTCCCCAATCCGTTTCCCCGACATAATTACAGCCGTCCTTGTGGCACATGCCACACCGGTGTCTTCTCTGTAAACATGCTCTTTAATCTGTCTTGGCGTATGTCCTCTTTCATCCAACCGGACGTACCTGCCGTCAACCTTCTTCCAATAGTTCTTGTGCTCGGGATATGCGGCAAACACGGTATCAAGAGTTTCATCGGCAATAAGAGCTTTTACGCAATCATTTATAATAGTGCTATTGCGGAAGGGGTCGGTTGCCTGAAGGTAAAGTACAATATCATA encodes the following:
- a CDS encoding response regulator; this translates as MDKMVTIEKLKNYSTGITVLYAEDSVDIREETAAFLKSFFKVVDVAENGNEAIKLYNTCKYDIVISDVRMPELDGIGLTRKIKEIDPEQIVIITTAYDNSPVLYELINLGVDKFITKPVLFEKLLAVLLEISERIHHKKEDFRNVLLNTRISAMNEILVNIAHHWRQPLTAVGAIVQEIYDIFMYQDLTRESLIKNVSEATRIIKSMSDIIDKFSTCYNSNNGKEDFSIEHAVADAVFIVKDAMCIHGIDLVREIEKNSIIKGNRANLAYIIVEILCNSIDAAAMLKCQAFFFFFSKFSPKI
- a CDS encoding type II toxin-antitoxin system RelE/ParE family toxin, producing MEFRYKKQFLKDLASLPMPYKKQIETLVFEEIPNDNRESLFFRISKMRGYDGFYKIRVGDYRIGLYIALGKLEFRRVLHRREIYKFFP
- a CDS encoding NAD-dependent epimerase/dehydratase family protein produces the protein MDVCLVTGSAGLIGSESVRFFSKEGFHVAGIDNDMRSVFFGKEASTKWNLEKLKSDIKNYRHYDSDIRNKEAIEKIYKEYNSDIKVVIHAAAQPSHDWAAKDPYTDFSINALGTLIMLETTRKVCPGAVFIFTSTNKVYGDLPNALPLIETDTRWELQSTHPYYAGIDETMSIDQSKHSLFGASKIAADVAVQEYGRYFGMNTVCFRGGCLTGPNHSGAMLHGFLAYLMRCAIKGMHYEILGYKGKQVRDNIHSLDLVNMFWHFYKNPQPAKVYNAGGGRHSNCSITEAIRMCEEITGKRMIYSYTDTNRIGDHIWWISDVGRFKSDYPDWNYRYGIYDILSELHGGMTRRVI
- a CDS encoding radical SAM protein — protein: MRKEFCDPPLPANFHIIKNSNEVKRTKEYEKYRELWEKTAAAHIITPFPLHLDIEVTSYCNLKCPMCPRTHRVKMGQWESKHMSLDFFKKIIDSGATLGLCAVNLNNFGESLMNKDLPLMVKYAKDSGIIDIMLHTNGTLLTEELSKQLIFYGLDTIVFSFDSITKELYEKIRKGADFETTVNNIRRFAALKRQLDSASPQIRVGMVYMKENAQEKDSFVSFWGGDVDVVSYTDYRNQDGLDETDRYIKRKSANPAFACPSLWQRMTINVNGLVTACCRDAGKRLVIGDLNTGATLKEIWDGDALRDARYLHEIGRAAEIPACNGCDHIRGHQV
- a CDS encoding acylneuraminate cytidylyltransferase family protein; the encoded protein is MSSKVVAIIPARGGSKGLPRKHLLNLGNKPLIAWTVEDAKNCPLVERVVVSTDCEHIREASIKYGADVPFLRPPVLAEDMSPAEDVLIHALNWFITAEKVTYDIVLYLQATDPFRNSTIINDCVKALIADETLDTVFAAYPEHKNYWKKVDGRYVRLDERGHTPRQIKEHVYREDTGVACATRTAVIMSGKRIGENVKIIPHHTLGSFVDIHTELDLFIANTIWERFLSEEKYSYKEMQNV